The following proteins are co-located in the Acidimicrobiales bacterium genome:
- a CDS encoding class I SAM-dependent methyltransferase, whose translation MHQQPTHGPSPTTTQGWPRPSSATRRICPEVEVGGFHRYSQQLQFYARVNALLGPESVVVDLGAGRGEWADSQPSAYVRDLMSFRGRVGEVIGVDIDPVVATNPTVDRAVIMDDAMTMSGVASASVDLIVARAVLEHVADPSTFAAEVDRVLRPGGWMCAWTPNKWGCVALAARAVPNDSHVSALRRLQHGRQARDVFPTAYRLNTRRSIRRWFPAEHFDDFTYTYGGLPSYYGNSVVLGSALLAYEKIVPRPLNSHLHVFLRKAGPERAG comes from the coding sequence ATGCACCAGCAACCCACACACGGCCCTTCACCGACCACGACGCAGGGCTGGCCGAGGCCGTCCTCCGCCACCCGCCGCATCTGTCCGGAGGTCGAGGTCGGAGGCTTCCATCGCTACAGCCAGCAGCTCCAGTTCTACGCTCGAGTCAATGCGCTGCTCGGCCCCGAGTCCGTCGTTGTCGATCTCGGTGCCGGTCGCGGGGAGTGGGCCGACAGCCAACCGTCGGCCTACGTGCGGGACCTGATGTCGTTCCGTGGCCGCGTCGGCGAGGTGATCGGGGTCGACATCGATCCGGTCGTTGCCACGAACCCCACGGTTGATCGGGCCGTGATCATGGACGACGCCATGACGATGAGCGGCGTCGCCAGCGCCTCGGTCGACCTCATCGTGGCCCGGGCAGTCCTGGAGCACGTCGCCGACCCATCGACCTTCGCAGCCGAGGTCGACCGCGTCCTGCGCCCCGGTGGTTGGATGTGCGCGTGGACACCGAACAAGTGGGGGTGTGTCGCACTCGCCGCACGGGCCGTGCCGAACGACTCGCATGTGTCGGCGCTTCGGCGGCTGCAACATGGCCGGCAAGCCCGAGATGTCTTTCCGACGGCGTATCGGCTCAACACCCGCCGAAGCATCCGCCGCTGGTTCCCTGCCGAACACTTCGACGACTTCACCTACACCTATGGTGGCCTGCCGTCCTACTACGGAAACTCGGTGGTGCTCGGCTCTGCGTTGCTCGCCTACGAGAAGATCGTTCCTCGCCCACTCAATAGCCACCTCCATGTCTTCCTCCGCAAAGCTGGCCCGGAGCGCGCCGGCTGA